Proteins from a genomic interval of Candidatus Bathyarchaeota archaeon:
- a CDS encoding pyruvate ferredoxin oxidoreductase subunit gamma — MKEIRIHGRGGQGGVTLAEIIARAAYKEGKWVQAFPYFGAERRGAPVKAFARISDEPILVRSQIYNPDYIIVLDESLLDVANVTEGLKENGTIIINTTLRPEEVNISGYKIATVDATGIALELDLLVAGLPVVNTAMAGAFAKATGEITIESVVEAIKEEWKGAVGEKNAKAAILAYERLSLMESVRKVAGGS, encoded by the coding sequence ATTAAGGAAATTAGAATTCACGGCCGCGGCGGCCAAGGAGGAGTAACATTAGCTGAAATTATAGCCAGAGCAGCCTATAAGGAAGGCAAGTGGGTTCAAGCCTTTCCCTACTTTGGGGCTGAGAGGAGAGGCGCCCCAGTGAAGGCTTTCGCCAGAATAAGCGACGAGCCCATACTTGTTAGGAGCCAAATCTACAATCCAGACTACATCATCGTTTTAGACGAATCTTTACTTGATGTTGCCAACGTTACCGAAGGGCTGAAAGAGAACGGTACAATCATAATTAACACGACCCTACGGCCTGAGGAAGTGAATATAAGCGGCTACAAAATTGCAACTGTTGACGCAACTGGAATTGCCTTGGAACTCGACCTTCTCGTCGCTGGGCTGCCAGTTGTAAACACAGCCATGGCTGGTGCTTTTGCGAAGGCAACAGGGGAAATCACCATTGAAAGCGTTGTAGAGGCCATTAAAGAGGAGTGGAAAGGGGCTGTTGGAGAGAAAAATGCTAAGGCTGCAATTCTTGCTTATGAGCGGCTTTCATTAATGGAAAGTGTAAGAAAGGTTGCTGGGGGAAGTTAG